The sequence below is a genomic window from Deltaproteobacteria bacterium.
GATTTCGTCCTCGGTGAGATTGCGCTGCAACCCCAATCGGGCGGTCGCGCAGAACACGCACCCCATGCCACAACCGGCCTGCGACGAGATGCACAGCGTCAACCGCGGCGGCTCGGGGATCAGGACCGACTCAATCGCGAAGCCGTCACGCAGGCCGAAGAGAAACTTGCGCGTGCCGTCACGCGAGCGCGCGACCTGAACCGGATCGAGCCGTGGTAGTTCGAACGCAGCGACGAACGCGTCGCGCACCGCGCGCGGCAAGTCGCTCATCGCCGCAGCGTCCTCGATGCGGTGATGGTAGATCCAAGTCAGAATCTGTTCGGCGCGATATTTTGGAAGACCCTGCGCCGCAATCCACGACCGAACGGCCACGGGCGTAGCAATCTGGTGGTACCGGCTTCCAGCCGGTGTACCCTCTGCAAACGCTACCACTTCTATGGCAGTGTCAGCTCGGGAGTTCGAGCTGACTGAAGAAGAAGCTGATCTCCCAGCGCGCGGTGTCGGCGGCGTCGGAACCATGGCAGGCATTCTGCTCGACATCCGTGCCGAAGTCACGCCGCAGCGTGCCGGCCGCGGCCTTCGCTGGATCGGTGGCGCCCATGATCTCGCGGTTACGCGCGATCGCGTTGTCGCCTTCGAGCACGGAGACCAGGATCGGTCCCGACGACATGAACTTCGTCAGGTCCGCATAAAACGGTCGCTCTTTGTGCACGACATAGAAGCGCGCGGCGTCGGCCGAACTCATGCGGATGAGTTTCGCCGCCACGATTTTGAGCCCGCCTTGTTCCAGCCGCGCCAGAATTTGGCCGACCCCGTGCTTGCGCACTGCGTCGGGCTTCACAATCGAGAGTGTTCGCTCAGACATCATCTTGATCCTTTGACAACGGATTAAACGGATTGAACGGATTTCGGACGGGCCTGGCTGACCCTCGCGCCCAATCCGTTTAATCCGTTCAATCCGTTGTAAACTCTTCTTACGCCAACGCTGCCTTCATCGTCGTGCCGAGCTCGGCCGGACTCTTCGCGACATGGATGCCCGCGGCTTCGAAGGCCTTGATCTTGTCGACAGCCGAGCCGCTGCCGCCGGCGATGATCGCGCCGGCATGTCCCATGCGTTTGCCCTTCGGCGCGGTTTGCCCGGCGATGAACCCGACCACCGGTTTGGTCATCTTCGCCCGCACGAACTCCGCCGCCGATTCTTCCGCCGTGCCGCCGATCTCACCGATCATGATGACGCCTTCGGTGTCGGGATCGGCTTGAAACAGCGCGAGCGCATCGATGTGACTGGTGCCGACGATGGGATCGCCGCCGATGCCGATACACGTCGATTGCCCCAGCCCGAGCTGCGTCAGTTGATGCACCGCTTCGTAGGTGAGCGTGCCGCTGCGCGAGACCACACCAATATGGCCGGGCTTGTGAATGTAGCCCGGCATGATGCCGATCTTGCATTGGCCGGGGGTAATAATGCCCGGACAGTTCGGACCGATCAGGCGCGTCGCGCGGCCTTCGAGGTAGCGCTTCACCTTCACCATATCGAGCACAGGGATACCTTCGGTGATGCAGATCACCAGCGGTATCCCCGCATCCGCTGCTTCCATGATCGCATCGGCGGCGAACGGCGGTGGCACGTAGATCACCGAAGCATTGGCACCGGTCGCTTTCACGGCGTCGGCGACGGTGTTGAAGATAGGAATGCCCTCGAAGTCAGTACCACCTTTGCCTGGCGTGACACCCGCAACCATTTGCGTGCCGTACTCCTTGCACGCGCGAGTATGAAACTGTCCGGTCGATCCGGTGATGCCCTGGGTCAAGACGCGCGTGTTTCGGTCAACAAGAATGCTCAACGGAATACCCTCGGCGAAGTTCCGATCGTGTAGCGACTGATCCTTCCGAAGTCAATTTGGCCAAAGTCAATTTCGATGATCGCCGCGGCGGTGTCCGGGAGCCGTGAACCGTGAGTCGTGACTCGTGAGTCGGAGCCTCCTCCCTCGCCCTCCTCCGCGGCTGGTGATGCCGCAAAGGAGGGACCTACACCAAGTGGCTGGAGCGGGCGGTTTGTTTCACGCTAGCATCGCCGCGATGAATCGGACGCGGCACGTACTCTCACGCACGGCGGTCCATGCGCGTTGCGACGGGCTCGTCATGCGATCGAGATGAACTACGAGACACTGAAAGCCCTCCCTGGTGTTCGACCGGCGGTCTACCGGATCCGCCGTTGGCGCGACTGGATCAGTCCGGGAGCGGTCATCCTCGCCTATCATCGCATCGCGGAGCCGGCGTGCGATCCGCACGGGCTCACCGTATCGCCGCGCGAGTTCGCCGAGCAGATGGAAGTCTTGCGGCGGTACGCGCGACCGATGCGCCTGCACGATGTCGTGAATCGGTTGAACGGGCGTTCGCTACCACGGGACGCTGTCGCGGTCACACTCGATGACGGCTATGCCGACAATCTGCACGCGGCCAAGCCCATCCTTGAACGTTTCGACATTCCCGCCACCTGCTTCGTGACCACCAGCGCCATCGATAGTCCGACAGGATTCTGGTGGGACGAAGTGGCTCGTGCGTTCTTGCAGCCGACTATCTTACCGCCGCAACTGTGTCTGACCATCGGCGGGCGTGATTACAGGTGGAGCTTGGATACGGCGCCGATTGCAAACGCACGTGCACACACCTTTCAGGCCGTGCGGGAGCTGGTGCGCGTCGCCGCGCACGATGAGCAACAGCGCGTACTCGCCGAGCTGCGCGCTTGGTCGGGCGTGCCCGCAGACTCCAACAGTGACGGCTGCACGCTCACGCTCGCGGAGCTGCAGCAACTCGCTGCCGGCGAACTGGTGGAGATCGGGGCCCACACGCTGACCCATCCGGTGCTGTCGACGCTTGCCCCCGACGCGCAACGCGCCGAGATCGCCGGCAGCAAGCACCAGCTTGAGCAGTGGCTGGGACGCCCGGTGACCAGCTTTGCGTATCCATACGGCGGCGCGTTGGCCTTCAACGCGACATCGGTGACCGCCGCGCGCGCGGCCGGCTTCACGTCTGCGTGCGTGCTCGACGCGCGACGCGCCCGCCGCGGCGCCGATCCGTTTCGGCTCTCACGGGTGATGGTCAGCGGTACTCGAAAATGGACCGGTGATCAGTTTGCGCGCTGGTTGCAAACGCGCTGAACGCTCAACCTGCCCGATTCGGCCGCGTGTACCACCACGCCCACGCGATCAGCACGCCTTGCAACGGCAGCCGCACCCAATTGAGGATGCCCGCACCCTCTGGCGCACCGAACAGCGGCACGTTGTTGAGCGCGATGTGCAGGTTGGCGGGAAACACCGCGATCAGCAGCAGGATCGTCGCCCACGCGGCCAACACGCGAGTGCGCGGAATCAACACACCGACGCCGCACACGACTTCGGCGACACCCGACAGGTAAATGAGGAACAGATGCGCCGGCAGATACGGCGGCATCATCGGCATGTACGCATCCGAGTTCCGAAAGTGCATGACCCCACCGCCGATGTAGAAGATCCCCATTAGCCACAGCAGAACGAGTTTGAGTATGCGCATGACGCGCTTGTAGTCGGGTTAGCCGACGGAAGGCAATCGCAGGACTTCATCGAGGGCGCCGAGCGAGTCGAGGTCCATCACGGCGTGGCTGCTGCGGGCCAAGCCCGCGCGCACGATGGGTTCCACTTGCAAAGTGGCCGCGGCAGCAGTGACCACCGTAGCGATCCACGTATACAACGCGTGCAGCCGATACTGCTGCCACGCGGTTTCGGGGTCGGGGCCACTCACGCCGTGCTCCGCCAACGTCGACAGGTAGAGCGCGATGAGATCGCGTTGATGCGCGCGGCGCAACTCGGTCGGGACAGAGTTGATCACAAAGTAGGCCACATCGCGCATGCCCTGACCCCGCTGCACCACTTGCCAATCCAAGAAGCCGGCCGTTCCCGAGGAGAAGTAGAGGTTACCGACGTGCGCGTCGCCGTGAATCACGGTGAGCGGGCCGTGCGCCCACGCGTTCTCCAAGCGAGCGCGCGCCGCCGCGATCCGTCCCGTCGCCGCCTGCAGTTCGCGCGGCACCAGATCGGGAAATCGCCGAATGCCGGGCCGCATGGCGAGCGCGCACAGACAACGCTCGACCCGCTCGTTCGGATTGTGGTCGCGCGATTTCAGCCACGCGAGATCACCGTTGAAACGCGGACTGTCCCACAAGTGCGCGTGTAGTCGCGCCAGGGCTTGCATGACGACGCGGGCGTCATCGAGGGTCAACGCTTGCGCCACGGTCGTGAAGCGCACCGCACGTGCGCTGAGATCTTCGAGGACCAAGATGAAGCGTTGGGCGCGGCCCTGGCTATGGGCGTAGAAAACCCGCGGCGTGTCGACCGGCAGCCAAGCAGCCACCTGCCGATAGAAGGCGACTTCGGTTGCACCGAGCCGCATGAGGTTGACGAGGAGTCGGGTCTTGAAGTCGGCGGGCGCCAGCTTCACGAACAGCGACGCGGGCGGCGGGTCGCCCGAACCGAGATCATCGTACGTGACCGCGAGACGAGCTCGATCCGTTGTCCCCGCATCGGCCGCGATCTGCTCCAACGAGCGGACCCGGCATCCGGGGAAGTACGGCTGCAAAATACGCGTGAGCCACCCCGGAGTGATACTGGCAGCGTGCGCCGGAATGTCTGAGGGATCTCCGCGCCATCTCAACCGCTCCGCGGCCAGCCAGCAAGCCTCGCGCAAAACTCGGCCAGTCGCCACCAACGCGTCGCGCACGCGCCGACCGTAGCAGCAGACGGCGATGATGTAGAGGGCGAGACGCCCGCTGGTAACCAAATCAGCGGACCTCGGTCGGGCCGACGGGGCGAGTAATCCTCAGGTCCGCCGCAGAATCACAACGCACGCATTCGCGCCGCGGCCGACGGTGTGCGCGAGTGCGATGCGCGCGTTCGGAATCTGTCGAGGCCCCGCCGTACCGCGCAGTTGCCAGGTCAACTCGACGATCTGGCCGAGCGCCGAGGCGCCGAGCGGTTCGCCTTTCGAGAGCAGGCCGCCGCTGACGTTCACCGGCAATCGCCCGCTACGGTCGGTGACGCCGTCAGTGATCCATTGACCGCACTCGCCGCGTGCGCACAACTGCAGCTCCTCGTAGGATTGCAGCTCGCGGCCCGATTCGGTGTCCTGCAGCTCGACAACATCGAGATCGTCTGGGCCAAGACCGGCTGCCGCGTATGCCGCGCGCGCCGCCAACTCCGTCGGCGAGGTTACGTCGTCATCGATGAGCCCACATAACGGCGTGTGCTCACCCAGCACGTTGCCCGGTAGATGCGAACGCAGCGCAGCGCCGGCAACGACGACTTCTCCAGGCGCACCCGTCGCTGGCCGCAGCACTACCGCGGCCGCGCCTTCGTTCGGCGAGCACAGCATGTAGAGCGTGAGCGGATCGCACACCATCGCCGAGTTGAGCACCTGCTCGACGGTGAAGGGCTTGCGAAACATCGCATACGGATTGTCGACGCCGTGCCGATGATTCTTGACCGATACCTGTGCGAGTTGCTCGCGCGTGACGCCGCTCTCCGCCATCAGGCGCTGGGCGCGCAGCGCGAAATAGGCGGGCGCCGGGCTGAGGCCTATCTGTTCCGCCCAGGGTTCCCAGAACGACGAGCGAATGATGCCACGCGGCATCTTCTCCATGCCGAACGTGAGCACGCAGTCGCATTGTCCCGAACGAATCGCCTCGACACCGAGTTGCAGCGCGGCGCCGCCGCTGGCGCAGCCGGCCTCGATGTTCATGATCGGCATGCCGGTGGCGCCGATTGCGGTCAGCACCCGATGCCCGGCGGCGACACCGGAGTAGACCGTGCCGCAATACCCCGCCTGCACGCGTGTGCGCTCCACACCGGCATCCTTGAGTGCGAGCTGCACCGCCTCAACGCCGAGGTCGACCACGCTCTTGCTGTCGAACCGCCCGAACGGATGGAGGCCGACCCCAACTATGGCAACGTCGCGGCTCATGGTGCCCTCACCCCTGCCCTCTCCCAGAGGGCGAGGGAGTCACCGGCTCAAATGCGTAGCTGAGGACTTCGCGGGCATCGTCGTCGGTGAACAACGGTGCGATGCGGAGACGAACCGGCATGCCGATGCGCAAGGCGTCGAGCCGCGCTTCGGTCAATGGGCTGATGATGCGCACACCTTCGGGGAGCTCCACGACGCCGAAGCCATACGGCGCGGTGCCACGAAAGCCCGGCGGCGCGTTACGCACAACAGTGTAAAGGTAGAGCGTGCCGTGTTCGCTCAGCGGGACGGCCACGCAATCATCGGCTGCACAATACGGGCAGCTCGATTGAGCGGGAAAGTGATAGCGCCGGCACACTTCGCAACGTCCGCCCAGCAAGCGCGGCGGATCAATCGAGAACAGCCCGGCACGAATCGAAACCTGCTCCATCACCACTCACGACTCACGCTTCACTCTTCACGATTCACCGCTCACGATTCACGTCTCACGCCTCACTCAAACTCATCGAAGTTCGCCACCCGCCAGCCGTCCGCTTCCTTGCGCGTGGTCACCAGCCATTTGCGGGTGAAGGTGCCGGCATCGTCGACACGGATGGAGCCCTCGAACATGAACGACACGCGATCCGCGCCCTCTTCCTTTTTCTCCAGCAACGAGTAGTGAACATGCGGCTTGCGAGTGGTCTCGTCGATCACCTGACCGCTGGTCAGCCGTTGCTCTTCTTCCACCTTCGCCAGCGCCGGTCCGACGCAGAACGGCCGTGCCGCCGCCAGATCTATATTGACATAGTGTGCGTCCACGAAGCGCTCGGCCGTACCCTGCGGAGTATCGGCCCCCGCGCGGCAGCCAGCGAGGGCCGTAATCATCACCATGACAACGCCCGTGGTGGCAGCAGGCATCATTCTATTTCTTCCCGAACAGCGCATCCAATTTCGCCCGCGCATCGGCACCGGGTGACGACCCGACGCCTGCGGGGCCAAGGCGAAATGCAAAATACTCGCAGAAGTTGCCGGCCACCTTGTCGACTTGCCGCTCGGCTTGCGTCTCCAGACAATCGTTGTGCGAGCCGGGCGCGTAGAAGCGGCAATTGCGGCAACAGTGCAGATCGGCGCCGCACTGCAGGCAGGCATCGCGACGGCCGATCCGTTCGAGCCGGCCGATGTCGTTGCCGCAGCGGTGGCAGAGCCGTTCGCCCGCGGTGACCGCTTCACGCACCACGCGTCTCCGCAACTGTCGAATCAAGAGGCCCTGTCGTTCCCGCCATCTTCCTTGCTTTGAGACGCCGGGTTGATACCATACGGTCGCAGTCGCTCACAACGAGACGAGCGTGTGAAATGTTGAAGCAGATCGACGAATTCGAGCAGGCCCTGCGTATCGAGCGCAACGCCTCACCACACACGGTGCGCAACTACGTCAGCGACCTGCGCCAGTTCCGCGCCTTCTTGGCGGAACAGCACTTGTGTGGCGCGTCGGCCGACACCGATGCCGACGTGCGGCAACTCGACCAAGCTGCGATCCGCGCCTATCTCGTCGAGCTGTTGCAACACACGCGCAAGAGTTCCGCCGGACGCAAGCTGTCTGCCGTGAAGACCTTCTGCCGCTTCCTGCGCCGCCGCGGCGTGATCGATCACGATCCCACCGCGGGGATCCGCACGCCCAAGAAGGAGCAGCAACTGCCGGTTCACTTGACGGTCGACGACATCTTCCGGCTGATCGAAGCGCCGTCGACGGTGACGCCCGACGGCTGTCGCGACCACGCGATGCTGGAAGTGATCTACTCGGCCGGGTTGCGCGTGAGCGAACTCGTGTCGCTCAACTGGGACGATATCGATCGCGAGCTCGAGTTGGTGCGCGTGCGCGGCAAAGGTGGCAAAGAGCGCATCGTTCCGATCGGCACGAAGGCGTTGGCGGCGTTGGATACCTATCGGGCGCGACTCGGCGAGCTGTGCCGCGCGCACCTGTTCGATGCGCAGGCGGTGTTCCTCAATCGCCGCGGCCAACGCCTGACCACCCGCAGCGTCGGTCGCGTGGTCGAGCACTACATCCTCGCCGCCGGCATCGCCACCAAGGCCAGCCCGCACGCGTTGCGCCATAGCTTCGCGACGCATCTGCTCGGCGCCGGCGCCGATCTGCGCGCGATCCAGGAGCTGCTGGGCCACTCCAGCTTGTCCACCACGCAGAAATATACGCATCTCAACCTCGACCACCTGATGGCGGTTTACGACAAGGCGCACCCGCGCGCCTGAGCGCGTCGCGGTCGAGGGGATCGAAGCGATGGCCAATCCATCTCGGAGTCGCGGTGTTTCCACCGATCACAGTCGCAGTGTTTCCGCCGACAGCGAATCGCGCATCCGCAGCACCACCATTCTCGCTCTCAAGCATCAAGGCACGGTGGTGATGGCGGGCGACGGCCAGGTCAGTCTCGGTAACACAGTAATGAAGTCGACAGCGCGTAAAGTGCGCCGCATCTACAACGGCCAAGTCGTCGCCGGCTTCGCCGGATCGAGCGCGGATGCGTTTACGCTGTTCGACAAGTTCGAAAAGAAGTTGGAGCAGTACAACGGCAACCTAACGCGCGCGGCGGTCGAGTTGGCCAAGGACTGGCGCACCGATCGCGTGCTGCGGCGCCTCGAAGCCTTGCTGATCGCCGCCAATCGCGACGCCATCCTGGTCTTGTCGGGTAGCGGTGATGTGATCGAGCCCGACGACGGGGTGATCGCCATCGGTTCGGGCGGCAACTACGCCTTGGCCGCCGCGCGCGCGCTGATGGCGCACTCGCCGCTGCCGCCGCGGGCGATCGCCGAGGAAGCCATGCGCATCGCCGCCGGCATCTGTGTGTTCACCAACACCAACTTCGTAATCGAGGAACTGACATGAGCACCATGACGCCCCGAGAGATCGTCTCGGAGCTCGACCGCTACATCGTCGGCCAGCGCAAGGCCAAACGCGCGGTGGCGATCGCCTTGCGCAACCGGTGGCGGCGGCTGCAGGTGCCGGAAGAACTGCGCGACGAGATTGCGCCGAAGAACATCATCATGATCGGTCCGACCGGCGTCGGGAAGACCGAGGTGTCGCGTCGCCTCGCCAAGCTCGCGCAGGCGCCGTTCCTCAAGGTCGAGGCCTCCAAGTTCACCGAGGTCGGTTATGTCGGCCGCGACGTCGAGTCGATGATCCGCGACCTCGCCGATCTCGCCGTCAAGATGGTGAAGGAAGAGGAACAGGAGAAGGTGCAGGTCCGCGCGCGCGATCTCGCCGAAGAGCGGCTGCTCGACTTGTTGCTGCCGCCCGTGCACGGCGATCGGCGCGTGCAACCGATGGGCAACGCCACCGACGCAATCGACATCACCGACGACAGCGCCGGCGCCACGCGCGACAAACTGCGCCGCATGCTGCGCGACGGCAAACTCGACGACCGCGTCGTCGAGCTCGAAGTCAGCGCCAGCGCGACGCCGATGATCGAGGTCTTCACGCCGCAGGGCATGGAAGAGATGGAGTTCCATCTCAAAGACATGTTCTCCAATCTGATGCCGAAGAAGACCAAGAAGCAACGGCTGCCGGTGCGCGATGCGCTCACCTTCCTCACCCAGGAAGAGGCGGGCAAGCTGGTCGACATGGATGCCGTCCACAAAGATGCCGTGCGGCGGGTGGAGCAGACCGGCATCATCTTCATCGACGAGATCGACAAGATCTGCGGCCGCGAGCACGCCGGTGGTCCCGACGTCTCGCGCGAAGGCGTGCAACGCGATCTGCTGCCGATCGTCGAAGGCTCCACGGTGAACACCAAGTACGGTATGGTGCGCACCGATCACATTCTGTTCATCGCTTCGGGCGCGTTCCACATCTCGAAACCGTCGGATCTGATTCCCGAGTTTCAGGGACGCTTCCCGATTCGCGTCGAACTCGATCCGCTGACGCAAGACGATTTCGTGCGCATTCTTACCGAGCCGCAGAACGCGCTGGTCAAGCAGTACGTCGCGTTGATGGCGACCGAGAAGGTTCACCTGGTTTTCCGCGACGACGCGGTGGCGGAGTTGGCGTCCATCGCCGCGCGCGTCAACGAGCGCACCGAGAACATCGGCGCGCGGCGGCTGCACACGGTCGTCGAGCGGCTGCTCGATCAAGTCTCCTTCGACGCTCCGGAACTCACCGGCAAGGAGATCATCATCGACGCCGCCTACGTGCGCGACAAGCTCGAGGAGGTCGTCAAGGACGAGGACCTCTCACGCTACATCTTGTAGACGGAGATCGCTGCGGAGCGAACGCCAGATGCAGAACTTGATCCAGAAGGCCGAGACCCTGCTCGACGCCCTGCCCTTCATTCAAACCTTCGCGGGCAAGACGTTCGTCATCAAGTACGGCGGCCACGCCATGGTCGACGAAGAACTGAAGGCGAGTTTCGCGCAAGACATCGTGCTCCTCAAGTTCGTCGGCATGAACCCCGTGATCGTCCACGGCGGTGGCCCGCAGATCGGCGACATGCTCAAGCAGCTCAACATCGAATCGACGTTCGTACGCGGCATGCGCGTCACCGATCAGGCCACGATGGACGTCGTCGAGATGGTGTTGGTCGGCAAGATCAACAAGGAGATCGTCACCCTGATCAATCGCCACGGCGGCCGCGCCGTCGGTCTTTCCGGCAAGGACGGCGATCTGATTCTCGCGCGCAAGCTGAACGTGACAGTCGAAGAGGAAGGCAAGCGTTCGCGGCTCGACGTCGG
It includes:
- a CDS encoding phosphotransferase → MVTSGRLALYIIAVCCYGRRVRDALVATGRVLREACWLAAERLRWRGDPSDIPAHAASITPGWLTRILQPYFPGCRVRSLEQIAADAGTTDRARLAVTYDDLGSGDPPPASLFVKLAPADFKTRLLVNLMRLGATEVAFYRQVAAWLPVDTPRVFYAHSQGRAQRFILVLEDLSARAVRFTTVAQALTLDDARVVMQALARLHAHLWDSPRFNGDLAWLKSRDHNPNERVERCLCALAMRPGIRRFPDLVPRELQAATGRIAAARARLENAWAHGPLTVIHGDAHVGNLYFSSGTAGFLDWQVVQRGQGMRDVAYFVINSVPTELRRAHQRDLIALYLSTLAEHGVSGPDPETAWQQYRLHALYTWIATVVTAAAATLQVEPIVRAGLARSSHAVMDLDSLGALDEVLRLPSVG
- the ndk gene encoding nucleoside-diphosphate kinase; translation: MMSERTLSIVKPDAVRKHGVGQILARLEQGGLKIVAAKLIRMSSADAARFYVVHKERPFYADLTKFMSSGPILVSVLEGDNAIARNREIMGATDPAKAAAGTLRRDFGTDVEQNACHGSDAADTARWEISFFFSQLELPS
- a CDS encoding Zn-ribbon domain-containing OB-fold protein, with amino-acid sequence MEQVSIRAGLFSIDPPRLLGGRCEVCRRYHFPAQSSCPYCAADDCVAVPLSEHGTLYLYTVVRNAPPGFRGTAPYGFGVVELPEGVRIISPLTEARLDALRIGMPVRLRIAPLFTDDDAREVLSYAFEPVTPSPSGRGQG
- a CDS encoding DoxX family protein; translated protein: MRILKLVLLWLMGIFYIGGGVMHFRNSDAYMPMMPPYLPAHLFLIYLSGVAEVVCGVGVLIPRTRVLAAWATILLLIAVFPANLHIALNNVPLFGAPEGAGILNWVRLPLQGVLIAWAWWYTRPNRAG
- the hslV gene encoding ATP-dependent protease subunit HslV, yielding MANPSRSRGVSTDHSRSVSADSESRIRSTTILALKHQGTVVMAGDGQVSLGNTVMKSTARKVRRIYNGQVVAGFAGSSADAFTLFDKFEKKLEQYNGNLTRAAVELAKDWRTDRVLRRLEALLIAANRDAILVLSGSGDVIEPDDGVIAIGSGGNYALAAARALMAHSPLPPRAIAEEAMRIAAGICVFTNTNFVIEELT
- a CDS encoding polysaccharide deacetylase family protein, encoding MNYETLKALPGVRPAVYRIRRWRDWISPGAVILAYHRIAEPACDPHGLTVSPREFAEQMEVLRRYARPMRLHDVVNRLNGRSLPRDAVAVTLDDGYADNLHAAKPILERFDIPATCFVTTSAIDSPTGFWWDEVARAFLQPTILPPQLCLTIGGRDYRWSLDTAPIANARAHTFQAVRELVRVAAHDEQQRVLAELRAWSGVPADSNSDGCTLTLAELQQLAAGELVEIGAHTLTHPVLSTLAPDAQRAEIAGSKHQLEQWLGRPVTSFAYPYGGALAFNATSVTAARAAGFTSACVLDARRARRGADPFRLSRVMVSGTRKWTGDQFARWLQTR
- the sucD gene encoding succinate--CoA ligase subunit alpha, whose translation is MSILVDRNTRVLTQGITGSTGQFHTRACKEYGTQMVAGVTPGKGGTDFEGIPIFNTVADAVKATGANASVIYVPPPFAADAIMEAADAGIPLVICITEGIPVLDMVKVKRYLEGRATRLIGPNCPGIITPGQCKIGIMPGYIHKPGHIGVVSRSGTLTYEAVHQLTQLGLGQSTCIGIGGDPIVGTSHIDALALFQADPDTEGVIMIGEIGGTAEESAAEFVRAKMTKPVVGFIAGQTAPKGKRMGHAGAIIAGGSGSAVDKIKAFEAAGIHVAKSPAELGTTMKAALA
- the hslU gene encoding ATP-dependent protease ATPase subunit HslU, translating into MSTMTPREIVSELDRYIVGQRKAKRAVAIALRNRWRRLQVPEELRDEIAPKNIIMIGPTGVGKTEVSRRLAKLAQAPFLKVEASKFTEVGYVGRDVESMIRDLADLAVKMVKEEEQEKVQVRARDLAEERLLDLLLPPVHGDRRVQPMGNATDAIDITDDSAGATRDKLRRMLRDGKLDDRVVELEVSASATPMIEVFTPQGMEEMEFHLKDMFSNLMPKKTKKQRLPVRDALTFLTQEEAGKLVDMDAVHKDAVRRVEQTGIIFIDEIDKICGREHAGGPDVSREGVQRDLLPIVEGSTVNTKYGMVRTDHILFIASGAFHISKPSDLIPEFQGRFPIRVELDPLTQDDFVRILTEPQNALVKQYVALMATEKVHLVFRDDAVAELASIAARVNERTENIGARRLHTVVERLLDQVSFDAPELTGKEIIIDAAYVRDKLEEVVKDEDLSRYIL
- the xerC gene encoding tyrosine recombinase XerC, whose translation is MLKQIDEFEQALRIERNASPHTVRNYVSDLRQFRAFLAEQHLCGASADTDADVRQLDQAAIRAYLVELLQHTRKSSAGRKLSAVKTFCRFLRRRGVIDHDPTAGIRTPKKEQQLPVHLTVDDIFRLIEAPSTVTPDGCRDHAMLEVIYSAGLRVSELVSLNWDDIDRELELVRVRGKGGKERIVPIGTKALAALDTYRARLGELCRAHLFDAQAVFLNRRGQRLTTRSVGRVVEHYILAAGIATKASPHALRHSFATHLLGAGADLRAIQELLGHSSLSTTQKYTHLNLDHLMAVYDKAHPRA
- a CDS encoding thiolase family protein, with the translated sequence MSRDVAIVGVGLHPFGRFDSKSVVDLGVEAVQLALKDAGVERTRVQAGYCGTVYSGVAAGHRVLTAIGATGMPIMNIEAGCASGGAALQLGVEAIRSGQCDCVLTFGMEKMPRGIIRSSFWEPWAEQIGLSPAPAYFALRAQRLMAESGVTREQLAQVSVKNHRHGVDNPYAMFRKPFTVEQVLNSAMVCDPLTLYMLCSPNEGAAAVVLRPATGAPGEVVVAGAALRSHLPGNVLGEHTPLCGLIDDDVTSPTELAARAAYAAAGLGPDDLDVVELQDTESGRELQSYEELQLCARGECGQWITDGVTDRSGRLPVNVSGGLLSKGEPLGASALGQIVELTWQLRGTAGPRQIPNARIALAHTVGRGANACVVILRRT